GGTCGAGAAGTTCATCCCCGAACGCCCAATAAACCGCGGTGGCTGAAGGAATGGTGAGGGTGAAGACATAGAGTGTAGCAAACAAGTAAATGTACTTGAACTTCTGTGGCTTCCACATAGCATGCATGATTTCCCTgtttttttgtaacaattatatACAATCAGGGCTATAGCCATTAATTACCACTTACCAGTTACCTCCAAATAaaatctataattaaactagCAAAAAAAAGTATTCAACAGCTTCAAAGTAAAGGGATCAAGACAAATCATAAGCACTGGAACAATGAATCAACAGAATATAGAATCTAATGTTAATTATTAACTTCAGTGGTGTCAAGTATATCTAGACTAGAATATAAGCATTGGATTCTTGATTCCAAAATAGTTTAGTTGTTAAGATTAATGACCCAAATGCCCTTTAGTACTATGCAATTTAACATCCCCATAATTATCAAAGAATCATAGACCATGGTCAACAtaggaaagaaataaaaaaaagaggTCCTTTTTTCTTGCCACTCATTGTCTAATCAAGAATTGCATACTAAGTAGTACAAGAAGATATATAGTACAACAGATGAGCATAATAAACAACATACTCTACTTGGTATTAATTTCTTAACAGTTAATGTGCAGATAAGAACAGAACAGATCAAAGAAGTGCTTACACAGTGACAGCATGGCCACCAAAAGTGTAGAGTATATTTGTGGCACCAGTGAAGTACAAGACGAGCTTCGTTGGTCCCGAGTGCGCCACGCCTTCAGCCTAGTAACCGTGGTAAAAACCGTTATGCTTGGTCTGATCAATCATCAATGGTTTTCGGGCATAGACGTAGAAACTATAAGACCAGTAATTACAGAGAGTGTAATATTCGAGAAAAAATGTATTTACCTGACCATGAACAACAGCTGCAATAGTAAGGTACCAAGCAGTGTAAGTTGTCATTCCAAGGCCTAGGAAAGACCAAATCCTATAGTTGTGGAAGGAAGGAATAAAGACAGTGGTAGCACAGCAAGCTCCAAATATGTATGTCCAAGTCCTCTTGTCCAATCGGTcattaatgtaatatatgttaCTGTATAATAGTCCAGAATATTGACAAACCAGTCAGTGTTCAAGAAACCCACCCACTTCAATTCAAAGTAcaaagtttttgtttttcttttcacaCCTTTTCACAGATTATATGTTTGATGCAATATATGTATGTTAGTTCATCATACCTTGCACAAGCTATGAGTTGTATGACAGATCCAAATAGAAGGAAAGTACAGTTGAAGGCTAGCCCCACTGCTTTCCAATATGGTCCCAACAGCCCATCAAGCACTTCAAACCACTGCAAATTAAAAGAtaatgttaggatcaaacgctcaCCGTCAAAAGTGGTAGCTATTAGTCAAACaccaactttatttccttatatttgcGTAACAGTCAACAGGCAAGTTATTGGACTTGGCCTTTAGGCCTATGCCCAACAATCTGCTAGCTGTTAGATTTGACCATTCAGACCTTGGCCCTTTAGGCCTATACCCAACAATCTGCTAGCCATCTGGTGTTAGATTTGACCATTCAGGCCTGCTAACCACTTGCTGCTAGACTTAGCCCTTCGGGTCTCAATCCAACGGATCAAAGCTTTATGATTTAGCATAAAATTCCAAAAAGAGGAAACAGTGTTTTGGGTGGCACATTATGCTATAACAGACCTGAATAACATGGTTCTTGAAGCTAACACCTTCTTTCTCTTTTCTGCTTCTGTACTCAACGTAGAGGACACTGATCAGATAAGCTGTCCAGCTACCAATCAGGCCATAGAAGATTTGGAACAAAATCCCAGATAGAATTCCAAGTTGTGAAAAGGAGTATGGCAGGGTCAACAGCACTTGTGCCACCTGTTTTACATGATTTTTCAAAACTTGTAATAAGGAATTCTGTCCCAGattgaataaattaaagaagaagaaaaaaaaaattgaagtgaTATAGTGAAAGAAATAGGAGTTGTTAGTTTGTTACCTGATTGGAAGCACAACTGAACCAAGCATCCCAAGCAGAGCCGCCATGCCAGAGAAAGTTCTTCATACTGAACATGGActcattctcttcttctttctcgcCGAACCCTTCTTTGCCCCCAACCACGCCGTCGTGTTCTAAGCTGGAGACTATTGCTTCCTCGGCTTGCTTCTGAGGCAACATTGTTGTTCGATTTTGTAcgataaaaaaagaaatatgtcTACGTTGTTGTTGCTGTGGGTGGCTGGAATAATAAGGACACGAAATGAGACAAAAAACAGAATTACAACAAATGGGAAAAAGATAAAAGGAAAACTCAGTCAGTCCCCCCCACCCCTCTGCACCAGATCCAAAAAAACACCCATCAAAATAGCCAAAGTTTTATGACTAGACAGATCTCATATTAACCCGACAATCTTAAACccccccttctttttccttttttttttcattttcataatcACATACCTTTCTTAGCTTCCCGCAAGAACTTCTCCAATTCCCAGTGGGAGAATGAACAGAAATATAAATTGGCGAGAGGGAAATAAATGCAGGCCAAAAATGATGGCACACAAGAATGCGAGAGAGAAAGACAGCCCTCAAAAGCTGCAAAAGCTCAGAGGGTCTGAGAAAAGAGTGTTCTGTTGTGTTCTGTTCTAAATTATTACagagaaaaaggaaaggaaggGACTTTCACTCTTTCTTGCTCAAGATACAGAgagattgtatatatattatataaacagCCTAGCTTTACTGGTGGGTtggagtgtatatatatttattgagagagagagagagagagggagagatagAACTTTTTTTGGAGGGTATGGGTATGGGTATGGAATTCTCTCTCTTCACTGTATTCCACTGGCGATTCTGTTCTTGGATTTCCGTTTGAAGTTTGAAGAGAC
This region of Ipomoea triloba cultivar NCNSP0323 chromosome 15, ASM357664v1 genomic DNA includes:
- the LOC116006561 gene encoding auxin transporter-like protein 2, whose product is MLPQKQAEEAIVSSLEHDGVVGGKEGFGEKEEENESMFSMKNFLWHGGSAWDAWFSCASNQVAQVLLTLPYSFSQLGILSGILFQIFYGLIGSWTAYLISVLYVEYRSRKEKEGVSFKNHVIQWFEVLDGLLGPYWKAVGLAFNCTFLLFGSVIQLIACASNIYYINDRLDKRTWTYIFGACCATTVFIPSFHNYRIWSFLGLGMTTYTAWYLTIAAVVHGQAEGVAHSGPTKLVLYFTGATNILYTFGGHAVTVEIMHAMWKPQKFKYIYLFATLYVFTLTIPSATAVYWAFGDELLDHSNAFSLLPKSGWRDAAVILMLIHQFITFGFACTPLYFVWEKVIGMHDTKSICLRALARLPVVIPIWFLAIIFPFFGPINSAVGALLVSFTVYIIPALAHMLTYRKASARQNAAEKPPFFMPSWTAMYAINIFIVGWVFVVGFGFGGWASVTNFVRQIDTFGLFAKCYQCKPPKPVALPPRAAPNVTGHH